The Halorientalis sp. IM1011 genome window below encodes:
- the sufD gene encoding Fe-S cluster assembly protein SufD has product MSTQVHANLTEEQVTEISDQLDEPEWLLETRLDALEALEDLDMPAVIQTPGREWTNLDALDYESFVDPLEMAQEKDRVDADGVDVLSWSEALDEHGDLIEDRFGSVVDPQRNYLTALSTALFSAGTVVYVPEGVDAEDVTIRTRMNSRALFNYTLVIAEESASVTILERQETGEDASEEDARYYSGVVEAVAGENAHVQYGALQNLDSDTYNFQVKRGHTGQYGTVNWIEGNIGSRLTKTSVETRLLGDSSESKIVGAFFGHEDQHFDLASRVWHEAEHTTADLVTRGVLDDEARSVYEGVQDVGREAWDTNSYQRENTLMLSDESEADASPKLIINNHDTEASHSATVGQVDAEDMFYMTSRSIPEQVAENMLVEGFFEPVLSEVEVDEFREGLEGLIARRLRE; this is encoded by the coding sequence ATGAGCACGCAGGTACACGCGAACCTCACGGAGGAGCAGGTAACGGAGATCAGCGACCAGCTCGACGAGCCCGAGTGGCTGCTGGAGACGCGACTCGACGCGCTGGAGGCCCTCGAAGACCTCGACATGCCCGCCGTCATTCAGACGCCGGGCCGGGAGTGGACGAACCTCGACGCGCTCGATTACGAGAGCTTCGTCGACCCCCTCGAGATGGCTCAGGAGAAAGACCGCGTCGACGCCGACGGTGTCGACGTGCTCTCCTGGTCCGAGGCACTCGACGAGCACGGCGACCTGATCGAGGATCGGTTCGGCAGCGTCGTCGATCCCCAGCGCAACTACCTCACCGCGCTGTCGACGGCGCTGTTCTCGGCCGGGACGGTCGTCTACGTCCCCGAGGGCGTCGACGCCGAGGACGTGACGATCCGGACCCGGATGAACTCCCGGGCGCTGTTCAACTACACGCTCGTGATCGCCGAGGAATCGGCCTCGGTCACCATCCTCGAACGGCAGGAGACCGGTGAGGACGCGAGCGAGGAGGACGCCCGCTACTACAGCGGCGTCGTCGAGGCCGTCGCGGGCGAGAACGCCCACGTGCAGTACGGCGCGCTCCAGAACCTGGATTCGGACACCTACAACTTCCAGGTCAAGCGCGGCCACACCGGCCAGTACGGCACGGTCAACTGGATCGAAGGCAACATCGGATCCAGACTTACGAAGACCAGCGTCGAGACGCGACTGCTCGGCGATAGCTCCGAGAGCAAGATCGTCGGGGCGTTCTTCGGCCACGAGGACCAGCACTTCGATCTGGCCTCGCGAGTCTGGCACGAGGCCGAACACACGACCGCCGACCTCGTGACCCGGGGCGTCCTCGACGACGAGGCCCGCTCGGTCTACGAGGGCGTCCAGGACGTGGGTCGGGAGGCCTGGGACACCAACTCCTACCAGCGCGAGAACACGCTGATGCTTTCGGACGAAAGCGAGGCCGACGCCTCCCCGAAGCTGATCATCAACAACCACGACACGGAGGCCAGCCACTCCGCGACGGTCGGGCAGGTCGACGCCGAGGACATGTTCTACATGACCTCCCGCTCGATCCCCGAACAGGTCGCCGAGAACATGCTGGTCGAGGGCTTCTTCGAGCCCGTCCTCAGCGAAGTCGAAGTCGACGAGTTCCGCGAGGGCCTCGAAGGACTGATCGCGCGCCGACTGCGCGAATAG
- a CDS encoding DUF2332 domain-containing protein, with the protein MTRASEFREFADWASDQSPLYEQLSRAVADDEDLLALAATAPESQPAPNLLLGAVHDLLLDGVDHRLAEFYPTVDDDPIDPTETDPFPAFDEFCRTHRDAISDRLESRLVQTNDVGRSAVLYPTFARVAAADGEPLALVELGASAGLNLVWDRYSYAFDDRVVGNSNSPVRIETDLRDGTPPLPADPPAVADRWGVDLNPLDATDESDARWLRALVLPNQKRRHDRLAAALDLAADTPPELVTGDAAAVLPARLGDAPADATLVVFSTIALYQFPDDAVAAIRETLADASHERPVHWLSGDPSTPPSDPTYRHVRFEDGEAETTELAAFEAYGSWLSWRV; encoded by the coding sequence GTGACCCGCGCCAGCGAGTTCCGCGAGTTCGCCGACTGGGCGAGCGACCAGTCCCCGCTGTACGAGCAACTGAGCCGCGCCGTCGCCGACGACGAGGACCTCCTCGCCCTCGCCGCGACGGCCCCGGAGAGCCAGCCCGCGCCGAACCTGTTGCTGGGTGCCGTCCACGACCTCCTGCTCGATGGGGTGGATCATCGGCTCGCCGAGTTCTACCCCACCGTCGACGACGATCCCATCGACCCGACCGAGACAGATCCGTTCCCGGCCTTCGATGAGTTCTGCCGGACCCACCGCGATGCCATCAGCGACCGCCTCGAAAGCCGACTTGTCCAGACCAACGACGTGGGGCGGTCGGCCGTCCTCTACCCGACGTTTGCCCGGGTCGCCGCAGCCGACGGCGAACCCCTGGCCCTCGTCGAGCTCGGTGCCAGCGCCGGCCTGAACCTCGTCTGGGACCGGTACAGCTACGCGTTCGACGACCGCGTCGTCGGCAATTCCAACTCCCCGGTCCGCATCGAGACCGACCTCCGGGACGGGACGCCACCGCTCCCGGCGGACCCGCCGGCCGTCGCCGACCGCTGGGGCGTCGATCTGAATCCCCTCGACGCGACCGACGAGAGCGACGCCCGCTGGCTCCGGGCGCTCGTCCTCCCGAACCAAAAGCGGCGACACGACCGGCTCGCCGCCGCGCTGGATCTGGCCGCCGACACTCCACCGGAACTCGTCACCGGCGACGCCGCCGCGGTCCTCCCCGCGCGCCTCGGCGACGCGCCCGCGGACGCGACGCTCGTCGTGTTCAGTACCATCGCGCTCTACCAGTTCCCCGACGATGCCGTGGCGGCCATCCGCGAGACGCTGGCCGACGCCAGCCACGAGCGCCCGGTCCACTGGCTGTCGGGAGATCCGTCGACCCCGCCCAGCGATCCGACGTACCGGCACGTCCGCTTCGAGGACGGCGAGGCCGAGACTACAGAGCTCGCCGCGTTCGAGGCCTACGGGAGCTGGCTCTCCTGGCGAGTGTGA
- the sufB gene encoding Fe-S cluster assembly protein SufB, producing MSSDQDHLKETDTEARFEFKKEENSAFKSEKGLTEETIRVISEDKDEPEWMLERRLRALKQFQEMPMPTDWPGAPDLSEIDFDEIVPYIRPDIETRGGAESWEDLPEEIQDTFDKLGIPEAEKNALSGVGAQYESEIVYQNMQERWEEKGVIFCDMDKAVQEHEDLVKEHFMTKCVPPSDNKFAALHGAVWSGGSFVYVPEDTTVEMPVQAYFRMNSEGMGQFEHTLIIAEENSEVHYIEGCSAPKYSAFNLHSGGVEVFVGENAHVQYSTVQNWSKNTYNLNTKRAITEADGTMEWVSGSMGSKATMLYPSTILKGPGATDNHITIAMAGEGQNIDTGAKVYHNAPNTKSTIESKSISKDGGRTNYRGLVHMSDGAENSSTSVECDALMFDNESTSDTMPYMEIQENKVDVAHEATVGKIGDEDVFYLETRGLDDDDAKQMIVAGFIEPITEELPIEYAVELNRLIELEMEGSLG from the coding sequence CGAGGCTCGCTTCGAGTTCAAGAAGGAGGAGAACTCCGCCTTCAAATCCGAGAAGGGCCTCACAGAGGAGACCATCCGGGTCATCAGCGAAGACAAGGACGAACCGGAGTGGATGCTCGAACGCCGCCTGCGCGCCCTGAAGCAGTTCCAGGAGATGCCGATGCCGACCGACTGGCCCGGCGCGCCGGACCTGAGCGAGATCGACTTCGACGAGATCGTCCCCTACATCCGCCCGGACATCGAGACACGCGGCGGCGCGGAGTCATGGGAGGACCTCCCCGAAGAGATCCAGGACACCTTCGACAAACTGGGCATCCCGGAAGCCGAGAAGAACGCCCTCTCGGGCGTGGGCGCCCAGTACGAGTCCGAGATCGTCTACCAGAACATGCAGGAGCGCTGGGAGGAGAAAGGCGTGATCTTCTGTGACATGGACAAGGCCGTTCAGGAACACGAGGATCTCGTCAAGGAGCACTTCATGACGAAGTGCGTCCCTCCGAGTGACAACAAGTTCGCCGCGCTCCACGGCGCGGTCTGGTCCGGCGGGTCGTTCGTCTACGTCCCCGAGGACACGACCGTGGAGATGCCCGTGCAGGCGTACTTCCGGATGAACTCCGAGGGGATGGGCCAGTTCGAGCACACGCTCATCATCGCCGAGGAGAATTCGGAAGTTCACTACATCGAGGGCTGTTCCGCGCCGAAGTACTCGGCGTTCAACCTCCACAGCGGGGGCGTCGAGGTCTTCGTCGGCGAGAACGCACACGTCCAGTACTCGACCGTGCAGAACTGGTCGAAGAACACCTACAACCTCAACACCAAGCGCGCCATCACCGAGGCCGACGGCACGATGGAGTGGGTGTCGGGGTCGATGGGGTCGAAGGCGACGATGCTGTACCCCTCGACCATCCTGAAGGGCCCAGGTGCGACGGACAACCACATCACCATCGCGATGGCCGGCGAGGGCCAGAACATCGACACTGGCGCGAAGGTCTACCACAACGCGCCGAACACGAAGTCGACCATCGAGTCCAAGTCCATCAGCAAGGACGGCGGCCGCACGAACTACCGCGGCCTGGTCCACATGTCCGACGGCGCGGAGAACTCCTCGACCTCTGTGGAGTGTGACGCGCTGATGTTCGACAACGAGTCGACCTCGGACACGATGCCGTACATGGAGATCCAGGAGAACAAGGTCGACGTGGCCCACGAGGCCACGGTCGGCAAGATCGGCGACGAGGACGTGTTCTACCTGGAGACCCGCGGGCTCGACGACGACGACGCAAAGCAGATGATCGTCGCCGGCTTCATCGAGCCGATCACGGAGGAACTGCCCATCGAGTACGCGGTCGAGCTCAACCGCCTCATCGAACTCGAGATGGAGGGCTCGCTCGGATAA